The genomic segment CGTGGCTGGTATCGCGCAACCGCACGATGCTGCCGGGCACGGCCTCGGCCCAGAAGCTCGGCCAGCCGCAGCCGGCATCGAACTTGGTCGACGAGTCGAACAGCGTCGCCCCGCAGCAGATGCAGCTGTAGCGGCCGTCCTTGTTGTGGAAATAGTGCTCGCCGGTGAACGGCCGCTCGGTCCCGCCCTCGCGGGCGACCCGGTACTGTTCCGGTGTCAGCTGTTCCCGCCATTCGGCAGCGGACTTGACGATCCTGTCGCTCATGCGTGTCTCCCGCGGCGTCACCGGCCCGGCGTGCCGCTCAGATGTGGTAGCTGGACTTCTTCAGCAACTGCGAAGTCAGGTGCATCAGGGTCTTGACCGGTGCCGGCATCGGCGCTGCCCCCAGGTTGTGCGCGGTTTCGGCGTGGCGGGCCTCATCGTCACGCATCTGCGCAACCACGGCGCGGCTCTTCGCATCGTCGGCCGGCAGCGTCTGCAGATGCTCGTCCAGGTGTGCGGCGACCTGGATTTCGGTTTCTTCCAGGAAGGCCAGATTCCAGCGATCACCCAGCGCGCCGGCGGCAACGCCCATCGCCAGCGACCCGACATACCAGACCGGATTGAGCACGCTCTTGCGGCCGCCGAGGTCGGCAATGCGCCGCTCGGTCCAGGCCAGGTGCTCGGTTTCTTCCCAGGCCGCCTGCTTCAGCGAATCGCGGGTGGCCGGATCGCGCGCGGTCAGCGCCTGCCCCTGGTACAGCGCCTGGGCGCACACCTCGCCGCAATGGTTGACCCGCATCAGCCCGAGGGCGTGACGACGCTCGGCGTCGGACAACCCGGCCTCGGCCACGTCCTGGTCCGGGTGCGGTCTCAGGCTGGAAGCCGACGCGAACACGGTGCGCAGGCCCTTGTCGAATTCAACGATCAGCGTGTCAAGCATGGTTCCCGTCCCTGTGAAAGTCAGTCGCAGATTATAGCGGCATGGCGGGTGCGATCGTTATAATCGGCAAGTTTCACTGTGCGGTGACCTGTCCCGCCTGATTCCCCTTACCCCAATGAAGGAGCTTTCATGAATCTCGAC from the Microvirgula aerodenitrificans DSM 15089 genome contains:
- the msrB gene encoding peptide-methionine (R)-S-oxide reductase MsrB; protein product: MSDRIVKSAAEWREQLTPEQYRVAREGGTERPFTGEHYFHNKDGRYSCICCGATLFDSSTKFDAGCGWPSFWAEAVPGSIVRLRDTSHGMVRIEVRCARCDAHLGHVFPDGPEPTGERYCINSASIGFEPGA
- the coq7 gene encoding 2-polyprenyl-3-methyl-6-methoxy-1,4-benzoquinone monooxygenase, whose product is MLDTLIVEFDKGLRTVFASASSLRPHPDQDVAEAGLSDAERRHALGLMRVNHCGEVCAQALYQGQALTARDPATRDSLKQAAWEETEHLAWTERRIADLGGRKSVLNPVWYVGSLAMGVAAGALGDRWNLAFLEETEIQVAAHLDEHLQTLPADDAKSRAVVAQMRDDEARHAETAHNLGAAPMPAPVKTLMHLTSQLLKKSSYHI